The Bacteroidota bacterium genome includes a region encoding these proteins:
- a CDS encoding biopolymer transporter ExbD, translating to MKIGRKKHYDLEVFSSTMNDIMFFLMLFFLIISTLANPNVIKVLLPQSGTTDTYSKQDVTLTVNAAKEYFIDDRQVSFDMLEMELNNATANSAEKVVVLRADATLTIQDLVDVLQIGAKNHVRIVMATDKSNF from the coding sequence ATGAAAATAGGAAGAAAAAAACATTACGATCTCGAAGTGTTTTCATCAACGATGAACGATATCATGTTCTTCCTGATGTTATTCTTTTTGATCATTTCCACTTTGGCAAATCCCAATGTGATAAAAGTATTACTGCCGCAAAGCGGAACTACAGATACCTATAGCAAACAAGATGTAACCCTCACCGTTAATGCTGCAAAAGAATATTTTATTGACGATCGCCAAGTGAGTTTCGACATGCTCGAAATGGAACTCAACAACGCAACAGCTAACTCTGCAGAAAAAGTAGTTGTACTTCGCGCAGATGCAACATTAACTATTCAGGATCTTGTGGATGTGCTTCAAATTGGAGCTAAGAATCATGTGAGGATTGTTATGGCTACGGATAAGAGTAATTTCTGA
- a CDS encoding DUF721 domain-containing protein — translation MKKDNEKEIGKEIKLLFKSYHLDEKIAEVRIKELWETIMGKSIKNYTTGMHLYKGVLTVFIESAPLKQDLKFSKENIIARINEELGERMVKDIIIK, via the coding sequence GTGAAAAAGGACAACGAAAAAGAAATAGGTAAAGAAATAAAACTTTTATTCAAAAGTTACCATCTCGACGAAAAGATCGCAGAAGTTCGTATTAAAGAACTATGGGAAACCATCATGGGTAAAAGCATAAAAAATTACACCACCGGTATGCATTTGTATAAAGGCGTATTAACAGTATTCATCGAATCAGCTCCCTTAAAACAAGACCTCAAATTTTCTAAAGAAAATATTATTGCACGCATTAATGAGGAGTTGGGGGAGAGGATGGTTAAGGACATAATCATAAAGTGA
- the pdhA gene encoding pyruvate dehydrogenase (acetyl-transferring) E1 component subunit alpha: MDRSKITKETYLEWYELMYKMRRFEEKAGQLYGQQKIRGFCHLYIGQEAIAAGTISATKHEDPIITAYRDHGLAIAKGISCNAAMAELFGKVTGCTKGKGGSMHFFSKENYFFGGHGIVGAQIPMGAGIAFAEQYKGSGNVCLCYFGDGAVRQGSVHETFNMAMLWKLPVVFICENNGYAMGTSLERSTNQLDMYKIGAAYDMPSYPVDGMQPETVHASIYEAVERARNGEGPTFLEIRTYRYRGHSMSDPAKYRKKEEVEEYKMRDPLETTLQKILDKKYANQKEIDDMHERIEKEIEECVKFSEESPYPQDDAIFEDIYMQQDYPFIKD; this comes from the coding sequence ATGGATCGCTCAAAAATAACAAAAGAAACCTACCTCGAATGGTATGAACTGATGTACAAAATGCGTCGCTTTGAGGAAAAAGCAGGGCAATTGTACGGGCAGCAAAAGATCAGAGGGTTTTGTCATTTATATATTGGTCAGGAGGCAATTGCTGCCGGAACCATTAGTGCCACTAAGCATGAAGATCCAATTATCACTGCTTACCGCGACCACGGATTAGCGATTGCAAAAGGAATAAGTTGTAATGCGGCCATGGCAGAATTGTTTGGAAAAGTTACCGGATGCACCAAAGGAAAGGGTGGATCTATGCACTTTTTCTCAAAAGAAAATTATTTTTTTGGAGGACATGGAATAGTTGGAGCTCAAATTCCAATGGGTGCCGGAATAGCATTTGCCGAGCAATATAAGGGAAGTGGCAATGTTTGTCTCTGTTATTTTGGAGATGGAGCAGTTCGTCAGGGTTCTGTGCATGAAACCTTCAATATGGCGATGTTGTGGAAATTGCCCGTAGTATTTATTTGTGAAAACAACGGATATGCAATGGGAACCTCTTTGGAACGTTCCACAAATCAATTGGACATGTATAAAATTGGCGCTGCATACGATATGCCTTCTTATCCCGTAGATGGTATGCAACCGGAAACAGTGCACGCATCTATTTATGAAGCGGTGGAAAGAGCGAGAAACGGAGAAGGTCCAACATTTTTAGAAATAAGAACATATAGATATCGCGGTCACTCCATGAGCGATCCTGCAAAATACAGAAAAAAGGAAGAGGTGGAAGAATATAAAATGCGCGATCCTTTGGAAACTACTTTGCAGAAAATATTGGATAAAAAATATGCAAATCAGAAAGAGATTGATGATATGCATGAACGCATTGAAAAAGAAATTGAGGAATGTGTGAAGTTTTCGGAAGAATCTCCATATCCGCAGGATGATGCGATATTTGAAGATATTTATATGCAACAAGATTACCCATTTATTAAAGA
- a CDS encoding phenylalanine 4-monooxygenase, translated as MENLTIEKLTQDYTQYTPEHFKVWEILFDRQMALLKDRAAQVFMDGIETIHFTADSIPKFDEFNIRLDTLTGWNAVVVPGLIGNKEFFELLKNRKFPASTWLRTMEQLDYLEEPDMFHDVFAHLPLLTNKTYCAYLYGLSKIALSYIDNPVGVELISRIYWYTVEFGLIRDNGLLRIYGSGILSSQGESIYCLKSGIPSKRLDYNPDKILDTPYIKDKFQATYFVIDSCLDLFESLPDIEQGIIKRIEHPELFIP; from the coding sequence ATGGAGAATCTAACAATAGAAAAATTAACCCAGGACTATACACAATACACCCCCGAACATTTTAAGGTTTGGGAAATACTATTCGATCGCCAAATGGCCTTGTTAAAAGATCGTGCGGCTCAGGTGTTTATGGATGGCATTGAAACCATTCACTTTACTGCCGACTCCATTCCGAAATTCGACGAATTTAATATCAGATTAGACACACTTACAGGATGGAATGCAGTTGTGGTGCCCGGACTCATCGGCAACAAAGAGTTTTTCGAATTACTAAAGAACCGAAAATTCCCTGCAAGCACCTGGTTGAGAACCATGGAGCAATTGGATTATCTGGAGGAACCTGATATGTTTCACGATGTATTTGCCCATCTTCCGCTTTTAACCAATAAGACATATTGTGCATATTTATACGGCTTGAGTAAAATAGCACTCAGTTATATCGATAATCCCGTGGGAGTAGAACTTATTTCAAGAATCTACTGGTATACCGTGGAGTTCGGCTTAATTCGCGACAACGGATTGTTGCGCATTTATGGTTCCGGAATATTATCCTCCCAAGGCGAAAGTATTTATTGTTTAAAATCAGGAATTCCCTCCAAACGATTGGATTACAATCCCGATAAAATTTTAGATACTCCTTATATCAAGGATAAATTTCAGGCAACCTATTTTGTAATAGATTCCTGTCTCGATCTTTTCGAAAGTCTCCCCGACATTGAACAAGGAATTATCAAAAGAATCGAACATCCTGAACTCTTTATTCCCTGA
- the recF gene encoding DNA replication and repair protein RecF (All proteins in this family for which functions are known are DNA-binding proteins that assist the filamentation of RecA onto DNA for the initiation of recombination or recombinational repair.), with protein MFLTGIHILQYKNYGEVSVSFENKFCLINGLNGSGKTNLIDAIHYLCMCKSYFTRSDLNVLNHGSEFFRLDGDFMLGDEKTSITCKFTKQKKEFLKNGVVYDKLSDHIGSIPVVMVAPDDIGIINDGSEERRRFLDAAIAQVNNIYLQRLITYNKILLQRNSLLRNFGNTEFPDETLLNVLSGQLAGHGDFIFEERKKYLDAFLPVFSNLYGLISEEKEVGSIEYISNLSMENHIQLLRESLREDINAQRTTTGIHKDDIRFSINENLLRDIGSQGQIKSFLIALKLAQFKMMYLLTGKKAILLLDDVFEKLDKRRLEILFKILSTEEFVQIFITDADEHRSVEFCEEHLEIFDHFNVVNGTIH; from the coding sequence GTGTTTTTAACAGGTATTCACATCCTTCAATACAAGAACTACGGCGAGGTTTCCGTCAGTTTTGAGAACAAATTCTGCCTTATCAATGGTTTGAACGGCTCCGGCAAAACAAATCTCATTGATGCAATTCACTATTTGTGTATGTGTAAAAGTTATTTTACCCGCTCCGATCTTAACGTTCTTAACCATGGATCGGAGTTTTTTCGTTTGGATGGTGATTTTATGTTGGGGGATGAAAAAACCAGTATTACCTGCAAGTTCACGAAACAAAAAAAGGAATTTCTAAAAAACGGAGTTGTTTACGATAAACTCAGTGATCATATAGGAAGTATTCCCGTGGTAATGGTGGCTCCCGATGATATTGGCATAATTAACGATGGGAGCGAGGAGAGGAGGCGATTTTTAGATGCTGCCATTGCACAGGTGAATAATATTTATTTGCAGAGATTAATCACCTATAATAAAATATTGCTACAGCGCAATTCGCTATTAAGAAATTTTGGTAACACAGAATTTCCCGATGAAACTTTATTAAATGTTCTTAGCGGACAACTTGCAGGGCATGGTGATTTTATTTTTGAGGAAAGAAAAAAATATCTGGATGCATTTTTACCGGTATTTTCAAACTTATATGGATTGATTTCCGAAGAAAAAGAAGTAGGATCCATAGAATATATTTCCAATTTATCCATGGAAAATCATATACAATTATTAAGGGAAAGTTTGCGGGAGGATATAAATGCACAGCGCACCACAACCGGAATTCACAAAGATGATATTCGTTTTTCCATCAACGAAAATTTGTTGCGCGATATCGGCAGTCAGGGACAAATTAAATCATTTCTCATTGCGTTAAAATTGGCGCAATTTAAAATGATGTATTTGTTAACCGGAAAAAAAGCGATCTTGTTATTGGATGATGTTTTTGAAAAACTGGATAAACGCCGGCTCGAAATATTATTTAAAATTTTATCCACCGAAGAATTCGTTCAAATATTCATCACCGATGCCGATGAACACCGCAGCGTTGAGTTTTGTGAAGAACATTTGGAAATATTTGATCATTTTAACGTAGTTAACGGAACAATTCACTAA
- a CDS encoding MotA/TolQ/ExbB proton channel family protein, with amino-acid sequence MVLSFILQIQDTAVSTLTTPAVEPVEKLRIFELLAKGGPVMIPIAILLVITIYVWIYKFITINAQSKIDNRLIPQVRDQLVLGNLKSAKGYVANVNTSVARVVDTGLDMVGSPMNEVESGLETASNIEILEMEKHMGVLRIVAGIAPMLGFIGTIAGVITIFYDISTTNDISISVISAGLYQKMITSGFGLLTGIIAYGAFNLLTMKIERFALRLQRAAFDFIRIINTKE; translated from the coding sequence ATGGTTTTATCATTCATTCTGCAGATACAAGACACAGCTGTGTCAACACTTACCACTCCCGCTGTTGAACCAGTGGAAAAATTGAGAATATTTGAACTTCTTGCAAAGGGTGGTCCGGTAATGATACCGATCGCAATTTTGTTGGTGATCACAATTTATGTTTGGATATATAAATTTATCACCATAAATGCACAATCAAAAATTGATAACAGATTAATTCCGCAGGTAAGAGATCAACTCGTTTTAGGAAATTTAAAGTCTGCAAAAGGATATGTAGCAAATGTAAATACTTCCGTAGCCAGAGTTGTTGACACAGGTTTGGACATGGTTGGTAGTCCGATGAATGAAGTGGAATCCGGTTTGGAAACTGCTTCCAATATCGAAATTCTGGAAATGGAAAAACATATGGGTGTGTTGAGAATTGTTGCAGGTATAGCTCCCATGCTCGGATTTATAGGAACCATTGCCGGTGTTATCACTATCTTTTATGATATATCCACAACAAATGATATCAGTATCTCTGTAATCTCCGCAGGTTTATATCAGAAAATGATCACCAGCGGTTTCGGATTGCTTACAGGTATTATCGCATATGGTGCATTTAATTTACTTACGATGAAAATTGAACGTTTTGCATTGAGATTGCAACGTGCAGCTTTCGATTTTATACGTATCATTAATACTAAAGAATAA